From a region of the Corallococcus coralloides DSM 2259 genome:
- a CDS encoding STAS domain-containing protein, whose translation MDQVQEVRRNRAVVAASERVETLMLEGELEEADLLKLCEDLMHRLHRGTRQVVLDFADVSHLNYRGVRPLMARTDAFRRAGGDVKLSGLSPYLAAIFRAAGAHDAFELYPHMNDARAAFQLARAPFV comes from the coding sequence ATGGACCAGGTGCAGGAGGTTCGTCGGAACAGGGCGGTGGTGGCGGCGTCCGAGCGCGTGGAGACGCTGATGCTGGAGGGCGAGCTGGAGGAGGCGGACCTGCTCAAGCTGTGCGAGGACCTGATGCACCGGCTGCACCGGGGCACCCGCCAGGTCGTCCTCGACTTCGCGGACGTGTCGCACCTGAACTACCGCGGCGTGCGCCCGCTGATGGCCCGCACGGACGCGTTCCGCCGCGCCGGTGGGGACGTGAAGCTGTCCGGGCTGTCGCCGTACCTGGCCGCCATCTTCCGCGCGGCCGGCGCCCATGACGCCTTCGAGCTGTACCCGCACATGAACGATGCCCGGGCCGCCTTCCAGCTCGCGCGCGCTCCCTTCGTCTGA
- the rsmH gene encoding 16S rRNA (cytosine(1402)-N(4))-methyltransferase RsmH — protein MDFQHQTVLLHETVELLNPAEGKVILDGTLGGGGHTQALLARGATVVGVDRDPVALAAATARMGGNARFQARQGNFADLPRVAHDLLPVDGVLVDLGVSSPQLDVAERGFSFMKDGPLDMRMGDSGITAAELIAETDERDLAKLLKDYGEEPFARPIARELKKALPQRTLEAAEVVKRAVPRKAWPDRIHVATRTFQALRMAVNGELEALDALLAALPSLLKVGGRAAVISFHSLEDRKVKEAFRALVGGCTCPPGFPVCVCNSQGDFALVSKKAVAASEAEVEANPRSRSAHLRAVEKIR, from the coding sequence GTGGACTTCCAGCACCAGACCGTCCTGCTCCACGAGACGGTGGAGCTGCTGAACCCGGCGGAGGGCAAGGTCATCCTCGACGGCACGCTCGGCGGCGGAGGCCACACCCAGGCGCTGCTCGCCCGGGGCGCCACGGTGGTGGGCGTGGACCGGGACCCCGTGGCGCTCGCCGCGGCCACCGCCCGCATGGGCGGCAACGCGCGCTTCCAGGCCCGGCAGGGCAACTTCGCGGACCTGCCCCGCGTGGCGCACGACCTCTTGCCCGTGGACGGCGTGCTGGTGGACCTGGGCGTGTCCTCGCCCCAGCTGGACGTGGCCGAGCGCGGCTTCTCCTTCATGAAGGACGGCCCGCTGGACATGCGCATGGGCGACAGCGGCATCACCGCCGCGGAGCTCATCGCTGAAACGGACGAGCGCGACCTGGCGAAGCTGCTCAAGGACTACGGGGAAGAGCCCTTCGCGCGGCCCATCGCGCGGGAGCTGAAGAAGGCGCTGCCCCAGCGCACGCTGGAGGCCGCGGAGGTGGTGAAGCGCGCCGTGCCCCGCAAGGCGTGGCCGGACCGCATCCACGTGGCCACCCGCACCTTCCAGGCGCTGCGCATGGCGGTGAACGGCGAGCTGGAGGCGCTGGACGCGCTGCTCGCCGCGCTGCCCTCTCTGCTCAAGGTGGGCGGCCGCGCCGCGGTCATCTCCTTCCACTCCCTGGAGGACCGGAAGGTGAAGGAAGCCTTCCGCGCCCTGGTGGGCGGGTGCACCTGTCCGCCGGGCTTCCCGGTGTGCGTGTGCAACAGCCAGGGTGACTTCGCCCTCGTGTCCAAGAAGGCCGTCGCGGCTTCCGAAGCGGAAGTCGAGGCCAACCCCCGCTCTCGCAGCGCGCACCTGCGCGCGGTGGA